Genomic DNA from Orcinus orca chromosome 6, mOrcOrc1.1, whole genome shotgun sequence:
aggggtgTAGAGGAGGGAGTGGTGGGAATGGACCGGAGCCCGAGGGCCCCCAGGGTCGGGACTGACCTTCAGGGCCCGCAGAAGCTGGTTGCAGCGTTCAATGCGTGCGATGTCGAAAAGCAGGTTGATGGCCCGTGAGGTGATCTCCGGCCTGTGCTCCGTGTAGGCCTCGATGGCATTCAGCACCTGTTCCTCATTTTTGTCACCACTCACCTGGAGATGGAGCATGATCAGAACATCCCAGAAGAGGCCAAGCACTGGGATGCCCGATCCCAGTGCCGCCATCTCTAGGCCCAGGGCagacccctccttcccttctccggGGGCACCctggtcctcccctccccctccccctctcactTTGTAGGCCGGAATGTGCGTGAGGCGGCACAGGGAGGTCTCGAAGAGCCCAAGGAACTGCAGTGGCCTCTTCAGAGCCCGGAACGGCATGATGCTGCTCTTGGAAGGCTCGATGCTGAGGGAAGAGGGTGTTGGGGTGAGTGGCCTGGGGCCCGGGGCTGCCCTGGGTCAGCACAAACAAGGGCCTCTCCCTGGGGGGTGGCGAGGCGTTTCCTTGGGGCCCTCTGCTAGGCCCTCCAGtcttgtctattttgtttttgatttttttttggctgtgttgggtctttgttgctgagcacaggctttctccagttgtggcgagcaggggttactctttgttgcggtgcatgggcttctcactggggtggcttctcctgttgtggagcacgggctccaggcatgtgggcttcagtagttgtggcacgcgggctcagtagttgcggcacgtgggctcagtagttgtggcacgcgggctcagtaattgcggcacgcaggctcagtagttgtgacacccgggctcagtagttgcggcacacgggctcagtagttgtggcacacgggctcagtagttgtggcatgcaggctcagttgtagtggcacgcggactctagagcgcaggcccagcagttgtggcgcacgggcttagttgctccgcagcacatggggtcttcacggaccagggttcgaacccgtgtcccctgcactggcaggaggattcttatccactgtgccaccagggaagcagagaagtccctttttttttttttttaaaggcaggggACGGACATAGACcccacctcttgatgggaggatGACAAGGTCACACTGTAGAGAACACGTGGGATAGGAGATACTGTTGCAGCCATCTTTGGAGAATCCTATCTGCCATTCTAGTGAGGATGTGTCACCTTTAGGTTCCCCCAACAGTCATGAAGGGACATGCCCATCAACCAAACCCCACTCCATTCCGGTCGGGGAGAGGGTTTACGGCCAGTGACAGCTGGATGGGTTTGAATCAGCTCTCTCCTCCAAACAACAAACCTGGGGACCAGCCTGTCTGCCGTAACACCTAACGAGTGGCGGGTATGCTGGCCTTACCTTAATACCACCACACCAGCTCCGGCCCGTCTGAGCGCCGTAATCTCCCAGTCACTCCCCATGCAGTACCTCcagcctttgcacgtgctgtctCCTCTGCTAGAACACCCTTCCTTTGGCAAACTCAGAATGAGCTCTCTGCACAGCCTGGGTGccattcctcctcctccctccttcctgaccCTCAGGGCAACCCCAGAGCCCTGTGCAGCCCTAATAATGACCCGTCTGTCCCCAGTAGCTCACACAGACTCGGGAGGGTctgatttgtttctttctgtccAGCATCCAGGACAAGCACTTGACAGAGGGGCACTTGGTCAATGCCTGTTGAATGATACCCTGCTAGCAAACATGGCAGGTGGGTCCCCACCTGGTCTGTCCTGCATCCTCGTCCATCTTAGAGATGCTGCAGTTCTCCAGGATCATGTGGCCAGAGATGTCCAGGGACATCAGGTTCCCCAGCTTCTGCACAAAGAGGCTCAGCACCTTGCGAGTCAGCTTGAACTTGTAGTAGCTGGAGAGGCGGTCTCGGGAGATGTCCAGGTGTCTGGAGATTGGAGTTGGGGGCACAGGTCAGGAGCTGGACACAGACTGGGGCTGCCTCGTAGACCCCTCCTATTTCAGTCCATGGCAGGGGAGGGCCCATCCCTGTTACAACCACTCCAGGGCGTTCTGGGAAAAAACGTGCTGGGACCCAGGTGCCCTTAACAGCCCCGGTCAGACCAAAACAGTGGGTTTAAGGAATAGGACTGTCTCTTCTATCCCCACCTTCTGCCTGGCCGGGGGCTCAGGAATCTTCTGGGACTGACAATctgcacctccccacccccaccccgcgaGCTCTGGGCTCGCAGCTCACCGCAGCTTGTGCAACTGGACAATAACACGGATGTGGTCGTCAGACAGGTCCATGTTGTAGAGCACAAGGGACACCAGGCTGTCTTTCCACTGGGTTAGGAAGGCCGCGTCGCTCGTCTGGATGCCCGAGAGGTCCAAGGCGGCCAGCGAGTTGAGCGGCCGCAGCAGGGACTCCACGGGGACCCCATCGATCATGCGGCCCAGGTTGAGGAAGCGCAGGCGGCTAAAGCCCTCGAAGGTGAAGTCCTTGACCAGCACCTGACAGGTGGGGTTGACGAGGCACTCGTCTTCACAGCCCCCCGGGTTCTCCTCCTCGTAGAAGATGTTCGCGCAGCCGAACAGGCTCAGGGACACCAGGGTGTGGCTGAAGCTCCTCAGCGTCTGCAGGCTCTTGGCGGACAGCTTCTCGCAGTTGGTCAGGTACAGCTCCACCAGGTCCTGGCGGCGGGCACAGCCCCGTTATCACCTCTGCACCCACACCCCAGCCTAGGCCTGGCCCTGAGCCACACgtggggcttggggaggggtCTGCACGAGGGGGAGAGCCCTGGAGGCGCCTCAGGATTCCTGGGCTGCAGGTGACCGGTCCTGCCCCAACTCTGCCTGACCGTCTCAGGGTGGCCTCCCCCGGCCATCCCCGGTGCCTGGTGACCAGGTCTCACCTGCTTGCGAATGGCTTCCAGGTCCTGGTCCTGCACCAGGTCCTCGCGGAGGTGGATTCGGGTGAGGCGGGTGCTGCGGGGGTCCGAGAAGAGGCTGAAGAAGCTCTCATGCGGCTCAAAGTTGCAGGCGGCGTTGACCAGCTCCACATacctgggagggaaggaagcctGGCTCAGGGGAGGGACCCGCATGCTGCCTTCAAGGCCCAGCACAAGCCCTCCCCTTCctctgaagccttccctggccaccccGGCAGcaacctccacctcctcccctcctcttcctcacaGCACCTGGTTGGATCCGGACTACCCTACAGATGAGACTAAGGGTGGCCCCAGCACCCAGGAGTCCAAAGGTAGTCCAGCTGGTGATAAAGGGGCCTCTAGCAATGGCAAATCCCAAGCTCTTCCCCGCCAAACTGTAGACGCTTCTATAACAAACATACACGTCCACactccccatctttttttttttttttttttttttaacgtattgtttagccttcatgtgtttgtgttttttacgttttttttcccctgtaattgatttctaatctcatagcgttgtggtcagaaaagatgcttgatacgatttcaattttcttaaatttcctgaggcttgatttgtgacccaagatgtgatctatcctggagaatattctgtgtgcacttgagaagaaagtgtaatctgctttttttggatggaatgtcctataaatatcaattaaatctttctggtctattgtgtcatttaaagcttctgttccttatttattttcattttggatgatctgtccattggtgtaagtgtggtgttaaagtcccccactattactgtgttactgtcgatttcctcttttatagctgttagcagttgccgtatgtattgaggtgctcctatgttgggagcatatatatttataattgttatatcttcttcttggattgatcccttgatcattatgtagtgttcttccttgtctcttgtaacattctttattttaaagcctattttatctgatataaatataagtattccagctttcttttgatttccatttacatggaatatctttttccactccttcactttcagtctgtatgtgtctgtaggtctgaaggggtctcttgtagacagcatgtatatggatcttgtttttgtatccattcagcaagcctgtatcttttggtttgagcatttaatccattcatgtttaaggtgattatcgatatgtatgttcctatgaccattttcttaattgttttcagtttgtttttgtagatccttttattctcttgtgtttcccacttagagaagttcttttagcatttgttgtagagctggtttggtggggctgaaatctcttagcctttgcttgtccgtaaagcttttgatttcttcattgaatctgaatgagatccttgcctggtagagtaatcttggttgtagtttcttcactttcatctctttaagtatatcatgccactcccttctggcttgtagagtttctgctgagaaatcagctgttaaccttatgggagtacccttgtatgttatttgtcgtttttcccttgctgctttcaataatttttcttagtctttaatttttgtaaatttgattagtatgtgtcttgacgtgtttctccttgtgtttatcctatatgggactccctgcccttcctggacttgggtgattatttcttttcccatgtgagggaagtttttaactataatctcttcaaatattttctctggtcctttctctctctcttctccttctgggacctctataaggtgaatgttgttgtgtttaatgttgtcccaggggtctctaaggctggcttcatttctttttattcttttttctttattctgttctgcagcagtgaattccaccattctgtcttccaggtcacttatccgttcttctgcctctgtttttctgctattgattccttctagtgtaattttcatgtcagttattgtattgttcatctctgtttgtttgttctttaattcttgtaggtctttgttaaacatttcttgcatcttctcgatctttgcctctattgattttccaaggtcctggatcatcttcactaccattattctgaattctttttctggaaggttgcctatctccacttcctttagttgtttttctgggattttatcttgttccttcatctggtacatagccctctgccttttcatcttgtctgtctttctgtgtgaatgtggtgtttgttccacaggttgcaggattgtagttcttcttgcttctgtcccCATCTTCTTTAAGCCAGCTCTGACTCCTTGATCAGCCCTTCCCAGAACCCTGTCCAACAGGAAGACTGAGCCGAGGGGTTTGGAGTTCCCAGCTGGGTACAGAGCAAGCGCTCAGCAAAACTCTGTTGAGATACCAGCAGATGCTGGTCTGGTGGAAAAGGCTGTGGAGTCATACACCACCCTGGCTTGGCTGTTCACTACCTGGGCAACTTCACACGAGTAACTGCAATTCCCCagacctcagttccttcatctgtaaaatggacacaacTCTGCTCTGCAGTGTCCAATATAGTGCCTGACCCACATTAGATGCTCAGAATGTTTTTACAAGTTGGGCTCTCAGGTCACACACAGGTTCCCACTTTTATATGCAACTGTCTGGTCTAACAATTTCCCTCTGGGCATCTGGACCGAACCTCCAGCAGTCAGGCCTGTATATCATCCTTCTAGGAGCCTCTATTAGTGGGGAGTCCCTTGGAGAAGCCACATAGCGATTTTCTGAATGATCTGATCCCTGCTCAGGGGTCCATTATTCCGGCACTGgtgcataaatatgtatgtattcagGTTCACACACAGACACGTGTTCACAGGCACAGGTGCAtcgtgtgtgtacacacacgcgTGTGcgtacacaaatacacacagagGACAGCATATAACTCCTTCATTTATATTATAGGAGAGGTTTCTACACCCTCTCATAGGTGTAATGCATACCTGCAGTTTTACACTCAAACCTACCCTGTGCTGCAGAAGCCCACGTGTGTGCAAACACATTCCTTCACGTGCgcccccctccacacacatacCAACATGCACAATTACAACTTTACGGTTATGGAGGGGCCAGTGTTCTCTTGCACCCACAGATACCCACGTGTGTGCATATCCCCACGGGGGGCACACACAATGCTCCCAATCTCTCGCACACACTCATGCTGAGGCTcaggcccctgccccagccccacgccTGCTCACTCGTTGACGAGCCGGTCACAGATCTCGCTGGGCAGGAAGATGTCTGGATGGAGCCGCAGAGTCTCCTTGTCCAGCAGGTAGCCCAAGGTACCATCCAGGTTGCGCAGGCAGAAGTCAGTGCAGAGGGCCATCAGGGACTCAGGGGTGTCTGACGCCATGCTGGGAGCAGACAGGTAGGCCACTCTGGGACAGGGGCCCCCAGGGGCAATGGTGACTCCCTGACACTCACAGGATCATTAGCTGAGCCACGGCCTGGGGAACGGGAAAGAAGCTAAGTGAGCCATGCATAAGGGCCAGAACTACCAGCTGCCCtatgtccattctctagtagaaaAACTGAGGCCCCTGGATGGTACATACAAGCTAGCAGCTTAGCAGGGTCAGGGCCCGGGACTCCTGattcctcccttccctgccctgctGTGCTACCACCTACATGTGATTTGACCTGCAAAGAACAGGGGGCGTTGTCTGAGCATTTCCATGACCTCCCACTGTCTGTGGGCAGATGTGTGTGTTGGGGACCCAGTGCTTGGGTGGGGATTACAGgggattttttttggccacaccacacggcttgtgggatattagttccctgaccagggattgaacccgggccacggcagtgaaagcaccgagtcctaaccactggaccgtcagggtgGTGTccgttgctgtgtgtgtgtgtgagtgtgtgtgtgtgtgtgtgtgtgtgtgtgtgtgtgtgtataacctgcatatagctgtcactgtttgaatgCTTAGTATGTGCCAGGGCTTTAAAGACACGTCATCAGTGAATCTCATTGTATATGATTAAGAATGAAGGCTCCTCACGAGAGCAATGAAAATATACTTCCACATAAAAGTTGTACATAGTGGTATTATCCATAATAGTCaaaatggaaacaattcaaatgcccatcaactgataaaCGGATAGACAAAAACATGGTATAGCCATGTAATGGAACCTTATTTAGCAATAACAGGAATGAAAAGTactgacacacgctacaacacTGCACCTTAAAAACGttatgctagggcttccctggtggtgcagtggttgagagtccgcctgccgatgcaggggacgcgggttcgtgccccggtccgggaagatcccacatgccgcggag
This window encodes:
- the ZER1 gene encoding protein zer-1 homolog isoform X4; this encodes MASDTPESLMALCTDFCLRNLDGTLGYLLDKETLRLHPDIFLPSEICDRLVNEYVELVNAACNFEPHESFFSLFSDPRSTRLTRIHLREDLVQDQDLEAIRKQDLVELYLTNCEKLSAKSLQTLRSFSHTLVSLSLFGCANIFYEEENPGGCEDECLVNPTCQVLVKDFTFEGFSRLRFLNLGRMIDGVPVESLLRPLNSLAALDLSGIQTSDAAFLTQWKDSLVSLVLYNMDLSDDHIRVIVQLHKLRHLDISRDRLSSYYKFKLTRKVLSLFVQKLGNLMSLDISGHMILENCSISKMDEDAGQTSIEPSKSSIMPFRALKRPLQFLGLFETSLCRLTHIPAYKVSGDKNEEQVLNAIEAYTEHRPEITSRAINLLFDIARIERCNQLLRALKLVITALKCHKYDKNIQVTGSAALFYLTNSEYRSEQSIKLRRQVIQVVLNGMESYQEVTVQRNCCLTLCNFSIPEELEFQYRRVNELLLSILNPTRQDESIQRIAVHLCNALVCQVDNDHKEAVGKMGFVVTMLKLIQKKLLDKICDQVMEFSWSALWNITDETPDNCEMFLNFNGMKLFLDCLKEFPEKQELHRNMLGLLGNVAEVKELRPQLMTSQFISVFRCGVGRHGTWTWGKC
- the ZER1 gene encoding protein zer-1 homolog isoform X3, translated to MASDTPESLMALCTDFCLRNLDGTLGYLLDKETLRLHPDIFLPSEICDRLVNEYVELVNAACNFEPHESFFSLFSDPRSTRLTRIHLREDLVQDQDLEAIRKQDLVELYLTNCEKLSAKSLQTLRSFSHTLVSLSLFGCANIFYEEENPGGCEDECLVNPTCQVLVKDFTFEGFSRLRFLNLGRMIDGVPVESLLRPLNSLAALDLSGIQTSDAAFLTQWKDSLVSLVLYNMDLSDDHIRVIVQLHKLRHLDISRDRLSSYYKFKLTRKVLSLFVQKLGNLMSLDISGHMILENCSISKMDEDAGQTSIEPSKSSIMPFRALKRPLQFLGLFETSLCRLTHIPAYKVSGDKNEEQVLNAIEAYTEHRPEITSRAINLLFDIARIERCNQLLRALKLVITALKCHKYDKNIQVTGSAALFYLTNSEYRSEQSIKLRRQVIQVVLNGMESYQEVTVQRNCCLTLCNFSIPEELEFQYRRVNELLLSILNPTRQDESIQRIAVHLCNALVCQVDNDHKEAVGKMGFVVTMLKLIQKKLLDKICDQVMEFSWSALWNITDETPDNCEMFLNFNGMKLFLDCLKEFPEKQELHRNMLGLLGNVAEVKELRPQLMTSQFISVFRSFEPILRLLPQGISPVSQHWATWALYNLVSVYPDKYCPLLIKEGGMPLLRDMIKMATARQETKEMARKVIEHCSNFKEENMDTSR
- the ZER1 gene encoding protein zer-1 homolog isoform X1; protein product: MASDTPESLMALCTDFCLRNLDGTLGYLLDKETLRLHPDIFLPSEICDRLVNEYVELVNAACNFEPHESFFSLFSDPRSTRLTRIHLREDLVQDQDLEAIRKQDLVELYLTNCEKLSAKSLQTLRSFSHTLVSLSLFGCANIFYEEENPGGCEDECLVNPTCQVLVKDFTFEGFSRLRFLNLGRMIDGVPVESLLRPLNSLAALDLSGIQTSDAAFLTQWKDSLVSLVLYNMDLSDDHIRVIVQLHKLRHLDISRDRLSSYYKFKLTRKVLSLFVQKLGNLMSLDISGHMILENCSISKMDEDAGQTSIEPSKSSIMPFRALKRPLQFLGLFETSLCRLTHIPAYKVSGDKNEEQVLNAIEAYTEHRPEITSRAINLLFDIARIERCNQLLRALKLVITALKCHKYDKNIQVTGSAALFYLTNSEYRSEQSIKLRRQVIQVVLNGMESYQEVTVQRNCCLTLCNFSIPEELEFQYRRVNELLLSILNPTRQDESIQRIAVHLCNALVCQVDNDHKEAVGKMGFVVTMLKLIQKKLLDKICDQVMEFSWSALWNITDETPDNCEMFLNFNGMKLFLDCLKEFPEKQELHRNMLGLLGNVAEVKELRPQLMTSQFISVFSNLLESKADGIEVSYNACGVLSHIMFDGPEAWGICEPQREEVEERMWAAIQSWDINSRRNINYRSFEPILRLLPQGISPVSQHWATWALYNLVSVYPDKYCPLLIKEGGMPLLRDMIKMATARQETKEMARKVIEHCSNFKEENMDTSR
- the ZER1 gene encoding protein zer-1 homolog isoform X2, whose amino-acid sequence is MASDTPESLMALCTDFCLRNLDGTLGYLLDKETLRLHPDIFLPSEICDRLVNEYVELVNAACNFEPHESFFSLFSDPRSTRLTRIHLREDLVQDQDLEAIRKQDLVELYLTNCEKLSAKSLQTLRSFSHTLVSLSLFGCANIFYEEENPGGCEDECLVNPTCQVLVKDFTFEGFSRLRFLNLGRMIDGVPVESLLRPLNSLAALDLSGIQTSDAAFLTQWKDSLVSLVLYNMDLSDDHIRVIVQLHKLRHLDISRDRLSSYYKFKLTRKVLSLFVQKLGNLMSLDISGHMILENCSISKMDEDAGQTSIEPSKSSIMPFRALKRPLQFLGLFETSLCRLTHIPAYKVSGDKNEEQVLNAIEAYTEHRPEITSRAINLLFDIARIERCNQLLRALKLVITALKCHKYDKNIQVTGSAALFYLTNSEYRSEQSIKLRRQVIQVVLNGMESYQEVQRNCCLTLCNFSIPEELEFQYRRVNELLLSILNPTRQDESIQRIAVHLCNALVCQVDNDHKEAVGKMGFVVTMLKLIQKKLLDKICDQVMEFSWSALWNITDETPDNCEMFLNFNGMKLFLDCLKEFPEKQELHRNMLGLLGNVAEVKELRPQLMTSQFISVFSNLLESKADGIEVSYNACGVLSHIMFDGPEAWGICEPQREEVEERMWAAIQSWDINSRRNINYRSFEPILRLLPQGISPVSQHWATWALYNLVSVYPDKYCPLLIKEGGMPLLRDMIKMATARQETKEMARKVIEHCSNFKEENMDTSR